AGTTGACTTGCTTATCCAAAACCTGAAATAACTGTTAAAACACAACGTATATAAAAGCACAATTTACAATATGCTCAAGTTAAATATACAAAAATGAGTTAAGGAACAGATGAATTTAACTTGTCCTGTAAGTCTTCCATGTGTCTCCCTCCATAGGCATCACTTAACTACCACAGCAGCGCAATTTTGGCAGCAGTGCTTGACACCCTTACAGCTCCTTACCGGCTCTGTTCCTCTCAGGGCTCTATGATGCACCTTGCTGAAACACTTAACTTCTCTGGGAGAAAGGTAAGGGCATAGAGAACAGCAACCTCTAATCCTTTCAGTTCTACCTGAACTACTGCTGTGGGCAAGAGCTGGTGTTCTACTTCACATctgtacatacacacataacAGGACGGGGGGAGTGTGTTCTAGACTGATTTGTCTCCCCCTCTCTGACTCGTAGGTTGTGGCTGCGTGGGCTTCTGTTCCCTTTCCTGCTCTACATGGCTGCTCGCTCCCTGATACTTTATGTGCCTACCAGCAAGACATGCCCTGGAAGCTTCTGTCTTCATGTAGGGAGCAGAAGGTCAGCTGCTGTTTTGCTCAGTCTGTTGTGCTACGAGGAATTTGCAAAGAAAGTCACATCAGGTAATCAGCATTTCAGCTGCACTTTTCCCTTCAGAACTCACACTATCAACTGTGGTGGTTTCTTAAAGTCATTCACAATCCTATTAGGAGAGTCAGCCGAATGAAGAAAAAACTGTATAGTAGTGATCTAGCCAGTTATATGCTACTAACTTTATAGCAAAACAGCTAAAAAGCAGCTGAGTCACCAACACTTTCAGTCAAATCCCCTGGAAAACCATGAATTGGttttctttgcagcagctgTCCAGAAAAGCAGGCCACTTCTCCACTCCATGCTTGTGAGAGCACTGAGCAGATTCTGCAGCATTATTTACACACTGTGTTTCCTGGGGCATTCAGGTTGgtaacagttttgttttgtttttttttttttttagaacaggGAACAGTAACTTGCAACTGAAGGTAGAGCAAGTTTTGGATAACTTTATTCACCTTCTTCCTTACAGCACATCCCACGTGCTTGAGCAGCCATGTAACACCCTACCTCCGTACCCccagtttttttctcctcttctgacCAGACAAGGCTTCCTCCTGGACAAACCTCCCAGTTATTCCTCAGCAGGTAACAAGTGCCCCTTAAACTTACTTTGCAACAGAAAGAGATCATGTGGGGGCAAGTAGGGTCTAACAGAGGTAAAggagaattattaaaaaaccaacaaacacaCAACACACTTTTGAGTGTTTGTAGGGCAAAAATTATTAGTGTTAAGCAGCTCTTCTGCTACGTTGAGCTTCAGTAAAGCAACTGCTTGTAAAGTAAAATAGAGTAGGGAAACAAATTTTGATTGGTCTGTTTGaacaaagatatttttcccTGCAGCTGTTGAAAGCATCCCTGTACTAGCAGCCCTGCAGTCTTCACCGGTTCTGCACACGCTCCTCTACAGCTTATACAAGGATCTACAGAAATTGAACACACGGCGATGGCCCAGCTTCTTCTCTGCTGGAGTTGAACCGGATGACTTCCAGGAGGCCTTACAGGAGCTAAGAACTCTATCCCAGTGCTATGAAATGGGTTCTGAAGCAGATGAATCTGAAGATGAAGCAGATGCAGACTAACTCATCTTTATTACTAGAGATAGTGGAAGTAAGAATATCTTTAAAatcactttcaaaataaaggGAACGGCTTTAAAGATGGCCCAACTGCtactttcttttcagtaaaatcCTGCTACAAAGGCTGGCTTAAGTTCTCCAGCTACTTGCAGTTGTGTTGTAAAGgaggaaagctgcttttttggGGCCTgtttttgtatgtttgttttttttaaaactttgcaaAGTGAATTTGCTCTGCCTGTTAGAATAAGACCACAcaataaatacagaattcaGATTGTAACTTTCCCATGTACAATCAACACAAGGGGAAAACTTACAAAAAATCATGTGTGTGTTCCACATGAAAACAGACATCTTATGATACAATATTTACATATTCTTTTCAAAGGCTGGTGGCCCATCTTCACCATGCAGTGAGGTCAATGTCCACAAGCATCACTTCTGTCATTTAATTGTTGCAGCTCCCCATGTAGGTTCTAGAGGATGTTATCACCCTCATccctttcttcatttctttagttTGATACAGATTGAGAACTGCAGCTTGTCAGAAGTGTAGCAGGAAagtgaacaacaacaacaaaaaggtgCTATCTTAAGTACCTGtgcaaacatttttcctttatccACAGCACCTGTCTAGCAGCAAACTGGCAAAAAACTCTCCTGATGCAGTCAATAGCTTATCAAGCCAGAATAACCTTAGTCATCAGGTTCTTCCTCAGAAAGCAGAAGATCTTTATCTGACAACTGGTCTGTGTTACTGGTACTAGTTGCATCCTCCTCATCTTCAGAGCTCCCATCACAGGATGTATGAAACAGCCTCATCAGTTCTCTGAACCTGTGGGATACCTGAAGAACAAGGGAAATCCAAGATAACTAGTGACCTAAAAGGCAGTATGAAATGGAAGTTTCACGTTATGGAGTTGAGGGTGTTTTGTGCATTTATGTTAAAAACAACCccaatcacattttatggaAGATTCGATCAtgaaggaaaatagaaatagaagAGCACTGGGTTGTTCTGTCTTCTTTGGAAGAAAGTTATATTCTACTGACTTGCTGGTAAAAAACCGGCAGTTTGGGAAGATTCCTAGGCAGTAATATGAGGAATGTTAAGAGAAAACCCAACAGATTCCTTGTGTTGAAGCAGAAGGCTAAAGACCCAAGTAGCAGTCACTGAAACAATTTTGGTACCAAATATAAGGCTAGAATATCAGTGCTAATGTAAGGAGGACCGTAGCAGTCATGATTTTTGGCTGCACCAGAACAGATcagggttggttttggttttttatttgcaaagagaattatttttctctgatgcAGCATCAAATTGAAGTTAAGTTTGGGAGACTATATGACAGCAAACCTccacttttccttccttttcccacCCTTTCCCCATTCACTGTAGCAGATGCAAGCTTTTCCACACCAATCGCTCACCTCACTAGCTGTCTTGTTGCCTAGTTTCTGTGAGATGGCATGGAATGTTTCCAGATGGGCTCCTTTCTCCTGACAGGTGGTGAGGATGACTCTGTCAGCCTCCCTGCAAAACAGTGCAATAGCTAttaaagcagctgaaaacaagCGTTGACACACTTCAACCACCACAAGCCCAAGAGGCCTGTTCCCAGGTAAGGATAGCAATCACAGAGCAAGTCCAGCAGGCTTGTTCCTTTACTATTACTACCACCACCTATCACAAGACATATCTCTAAGCAGAGCTGCATTTAGCCTGTTTTTAAGCTTTTTgaagtcagagggaaaaaaaattctttcccaGGCTGAAGTGCTACAATAATTACACAGCCACAAGCAGACAGTGTTTCTCATAGGACCAAGATGCCAGCTATGACAGACTGTGGTTAGAGGAAACaagggagggggcagaagacATTAGAAAATGGgcatacaaaatgaaaataaaggatACACTATAATATGAAAGCTGAAGCCAAATACTGAATGCACAAAGGATGTAAGATGCAGTTCAGGCAGCTATACCTGGTCCAGAGGACAACCTTCTCCCCAGTTGAGCTGACTTTGCTGTTCTTAGCACACACAGTTGCTTCTGTGACTCGCTGCTGttgctgctcctcttccttttgctcCAGGGAGGCAGTAACCACTCTATATTCTAGCTGTTCAGAATGCTGCTGCACCTGGAAGCAGTTGTTTGCATTTGACTTTGATCTGCTCTCAGGCAAATTTCCAGTGCAGCCCATATCatctgtttccaaaatgcaaTTATCAGGGGACTGTGAGCTGCAGCTCTTACCCAGTGTTGGTTTTCTACCCAGTGTTATCCAACCCTGTTTTGCTTCAGGTTTTCCTTCCAGAGGCAAAGGTGGTCCCTCAAATTCTTTCCCACCTAATTTTGAAGCATGACCAAAGACAGTGAGCTTATCTGATGAATCAGAATGAAGCCCTTCAGTCTGACATACACTCTTTCCAGAAGAGGAACTGGGTCCCGTTAAGCCTTTTACTGTAGCAGAAGAAGAGAGCAGCAGATCTCTGCTCAGCCCAAGGGAAGCATCTGCGTTTCCTTGATGTTGCTGCTTTAGTCCCTCACTCCCACTTCCCACAGTGCAAGGGCAGTCTTTGGTTTCTTGAGGTAGTTTTAGAGTAGCTTTTTGTAGATGTGTCCATCTGAGGTCAGTGACAGAAGAATCACTGTCCTTTGCAGTATTCACAACAGCACTGACACCAGCTTCTTGAACCTGGTTATCAGGCAGTGCAGCTTTTTCAGAAGATGCATGTCTGCTGGAGGCAATCTTTCCTTCCAGGTGAGATCCTGATTAAGAAACCCAGACAAGTTTAGATGAGCTGTTAGTAAGAAAAACATCTGGAagctttattcctttttaagagttttttggtttgggctttttttttttttttattctagagCATAATACTGTAAATGAGAACACAGTTTGGGAGCAGCTTTGTAATGCTATCTGCAGTTTACCCATCCTGTACTTCAAAGGCACTCTGCAGTGAATTTTCTTCACCATTGTGGGTTAGTACAACCAGCTGCTGTGTGAAGAAGTGATAAACACATGAAAAAGCTTAAGTGCATTGCCCAGAACAAAATTCTCAAGTGAAAGACATTGCTGCTCTTGGCACCCTATTTACAAAACCACTATAAACTAGACATCAGGTTGCGTTACATTTAAACTACTATATAGAACCTGTGCATTGTCTCCAACAGTAGTGTTAACTGAGACATGGTtactgaaagaaggaagagatcTCTTTCAGGTTATTTATCCTGCAATAATCATGTTTCCCCTTGTCTGTACcagactgaaggaaaaacaagtaACTTGAAGGAGACCATTTAAAAGAAGATTAGAGAGATGGTGATTTTGAATTGCTGTGCTaaatgaaaactggaaaaaaccaCAGTATCATGGACTAGTAGTACTGGGAATGGGATTAGTATGCTAGCAAGAGAAGCTTAAATGGAGCAATCGTTCTGAAAAGGGGAGAATGTTTATCTAGtcaggaaggcttttttttgaAGGGACTACACTGGATATATGCATGTTTAGAGCATCCAGAGTGGAtgaacacaaggaaaaaaaaatgagaaaagattaTTAGAAGTTCTCATTATCTCAATAAATTTGTGTTAGAAAGTCCTATACCTATTTTCCTTTGTGTGAACCAGTTTGGAGATGAATGATATACCTGTCTGTACACAAGACTTTCACATACCTGAAGCCAGAGAGTCCACTTTCCTAGATACAGTTTTTGTTCTGCTCTGGACATcctctctctcatctctgttctccaGGCTTTCTTCTCCAGGTTCCTTAGACATTCCAGAATCCCTCCCTTCAGGCTGAGGACTTGATTCTTGTTGAACAAGGCTTGCAGTCAGCTCCTGAGaatctttatttttgtaaaatttgttttcacataCCTGCAAATCAATGTAGAGGCATACAATTACAGATGTGGTATATCAATCCAAACCTAACACCTCAGCCTTTGCTTCCAAAGTATTCCTTGATCCTAACAAAGGCTTCAGTTTGCATTTAGAAAGCtgaatcttttttattattatgaacAGGCAGAGTCTTTTCACATAGTGGCCACACAAGCATCTTCCACTAAAAAAGCTTATTCTTACctcaaaagaaaattgaaattaaCACTATTTAGCATAGCAAGGAGGGGCAGTAGAAAGTGAGGGACAGACAGCGGAAGGCCAGGTAGTGCAGTCAGAGCTCCAAAGAGGGAGACGCTACTGGTCATCTTTTGATTTACTTGCTTCCTCAACACATTATTTTGGAGACATGAGGCCCAAGGCTGGACAGATCACCACATCAGGGGGACTCTTGGCACGACTCTACCTTCCACTCACCACTCCAGTGACTTGGCCTATCAACTGACCTTACTACTACAATGGCTGCAGGtcctccttttgcttttctttagcTTGAGATCACTACTCCCTTCATGGCAGGAACAGGAACATTCCTTCGTCCCATCTACCCACTCGACCTCCTGGAAACAGACATACTCCAGCTGACAAAGATGCATGGTACACAAAGATGACAGTCAGGGTAAGGTGAACCCCAGAGGGAGCCAGGAAGGGGTGAGTGGCACTCTGCGCACACCCAGAGAGAACTAAAGCAATTATGCTGGTAGCAAGCAAAGCACAATGGAAACATTTCAATCTCCTTTCTTCAATCTTTTTAGGCTGTTGTCATGTCTCTTGATAAATCAACACATTTATCCTTGTGAGCATGCATTTGCTTAGAGTCCAGATATGTGGACTAGTGAGATACCCCAGGCCCACCTTGTCATTGTTCTGGCCTCCAATCTCTTTACGCTTCTTATTTTTTGAGGCTGCATGAATCTTGGGTGGTTCATCCTCCTCTTCTACATCTGGCAAAGACACCTCTTCAAACCCATCAAActacaaaagaagaaacacacaaaaactGCTCTATCATGATAGCTCTTCAGTAGACCAAACTTCATTTTCCCCATGGATTTCTGAATATTAAGTTCAGTTCCAGGACATGACAAGTTCAATTATGTTAGAAGAGACataaatgctgtaaaaaaaaaatttgaaaaaagtttGCTTCAGTCCACCAACAGCTACCCCACCCTGCTGCTTCCCTCTCTCTGGAAATGCAGTCTCAATTTGAGTTCTTCAAGTTCAAACATGTCTAGTATCctgcttttatcttttctggTCTTGGGGAAAAGATTGCTCCACCTCATattccttctcttctgtccAGTTGATCTCCTCAAAATCTCCCATGCGGCTGGCTGAGGGCCGTAAGTGatcaaagaaaatggagaactCATCCTGCAAGTGGTCATGTCCTTTCAACAGTTGCCACATTTGGGtcttcagctgaaaaagagaaatccagAGAAAATGAGTGTTTCATTCCATATTGTCACATTCTTCTCAGAAGGATTTCTCAAAGTGGAACACCAGGGCTTATTAGACCTCCAACATGGAAGTTTATGCTTGCATTGGTGCTACTTCATGAATATTTTGAGATCATTCCACATCCAGCTATCAAGTTAGCATAGAAATATCCCTCCAAAATTCTAGGCAGACTGTAGGAGGTACTAATCTAAAATTTCACCTGCAAGGTAATAAAGGCAAGGTGGAGGTAGGAGAGAGGAGACACACAGGCCAGTTAATTGTAAAGCCTCTAGAAGAGGCAGCTTCAATTCTCTACCATGCCCCACAGCAGGAGATCGCACTTGATAATCTCTTGTGGTCTCAAAGAGCAGCATATAGGAACAGTGAAGCAGGCCAGCTAATTGCATTCTCAGGGTTTTTGAGAGAAAGGATATACCTGGATGCCTGATTACCTCTGCAATCTCCTGGGGGAGGCAGTCTGCACAACTCTGGAGAACTTTGATGATCTTTTGATGGTGGGCAGgattttcagcaaaacaaatcTCCAGTTGCCTGAGGAACTTCCGGCTTTTTTCAAATGCTTGCTGCTCTTCAAACtgaccaaaagaaaaagattcacCCCTCATGTTCAAGAATGTATCTCCAAGCATCTCTAGTTGGCTTAGGCAAGCTATAAAATGCCTgtcttgctattttttttccatttgtattgACATCCATTGCAAAACTGGGAAGAggtggagaaagagaaacaagactTTGCATAATCAATACTTACGTGAGCTACAAAGTTTTGCTTCCACCATATGCATGTAAGATAGGAAAATCCAGAAAGAATGGAACAGGTGAAAACCTCTATCTTACAAAGTGGAAGGCTGATTTGTGAGATAAGGGAACCATTCCACTTGCTTTATCTGCACGTTGTCTCTGCAGTCAGGTTCTGCAACGTAACTGGGAAAGGCCAATTCTCCACAGTAATACTTAATATGAGACTTAAAACAAACACTAGACATTTCAATTCTGATTAATAAAACAGCAAGGTAAGCAAGTGATTTACCAGCTGTTTACCTTTCTTGCCCTAGGAAGAATACTTTATTCTTTCACTCTCACAAGCATTGACATTGTCTGCTTAAAATTTGGTCTCCTTTCATGCTACCTACCAGTCCACACTCCAAAGCTTGTTCTGGTAATAGAAAGGCAGCAAAATCTGTGAGCAACTGTGGCCAGTCATGCAACAGTTTCTGTAAAGTGGAATAGAGATCCACAGCTGTTTGCTTGTCCGTGCTAATCTCAAACTCATAGATAACGCGAAGAAAGTCTTCATACTTTCCAGGAACATGCTGCAAGGCTTCACGCACCTGGAAAGAGCAACAGAGCTTTACAGGACTACATAACatccaggaagaaaacaagttaATTTAGTAATCTTTGATCTCTTGCTACTCAgatttacacagtgcttccagCTTTGTTGAGCCAACCAAGTCTTTTCCTTAAAGATAAATTTTAACTGCTCACAAGAGAGAAGGGAACCAAATCAAAGACTATGacattctgaaattaaaagagGCCCAGTGTTGTGAATTGAttgcagccagcagctaagcactcccacagccactcactcactcctcacCTCCCCCAGGCAGGAcaggggaggaaagaggaagagcaaaagcaagaaaactcatAGGCCGcgataaagacagtttagtcAGTAAAGGACCGCCATATGGGGTGCTATGAAGAAAGATAACTTCATCCTGACCAGATCCAGTACAGCCAGTCAGAACTGGCAGTTATGTGGCTCAGGCATGAACCATGTTAAAGGACTTGAAGCATCCGATGTTCCTATTTCTGGGTTACCTACTGGTCTAGCTTACCCTGGTTAGATAAGCTTGTGCAAATGCCAGATCTTTCTGTTCCCGCAGGGGATCTCTCTCCAGGATGTCTTCATCATACAAGAGGAGCAGCTTAGATGTATCTTTGCTAGCACGAGCCCGTCCCCTCTTATTTCTGGTTCTGTGGGAGCTCCTGCTCTTCCCAGGGGCTTTCATGTTTTCTCCTGTGAAGAAGCACAAAGCAAATTGTACAGGTACCTTTCATACATTCCTTGGGCTGGCAGACAACTACTTTTCTAGATCAATACTGCAATAGAAAAGTAGGTTTTCAGAGTTAGTGACGAGTTAACTGTTTACACTCTCCTGTAAGTGTATGAGCAATATACTTTTCTTAGTCAGGCTGgctaacatattttaaatttgctgtttatttttatagcatCTGATAGGAAAAATCTCTGGATACAGCCACAAACCCATCCTAGCTATTCCTCAGCTAGCAATCTACTAAGAACTAATAGATACATCTACTGCATACcaggagcaaaaaaaataaatcatagtGAGTGAACAGAGATACGATATGAGCATCAGAGCTGGCTGTTAATGCTTGCAAATTATTCTTTTAGCTTATTATTTACATGAATAGAATTAACATCACAGATAAATAACTGGTGTCACATAATAGGGAATGATGTAGTGTACTAAGAGTTGCTACATCAAGATTTTTATGTCTTTAAGATTAGGACTCTGTTGGTCTAATGGGCTGAGGTCCACCTCGAAGTTCACTGCTCCAATTCACCTACCACTTGCTAGATTCTGTTAAGGTAttactttgtttcatttatttttccccaacatGACTTTATAACACAAAATTCAATTTAGCAAAGATTTGACTATTTAATACTGTTCTTATATAGGTATTGGGTATTAGCTGACACAAGCCACAAATCTTATGTCTGCAAATTTTTGAAGTATAAATGCATTACAATGGACTAAAGACACTCGGTTCATATACACAAGGGCTTCTATAGTAAGAACTGCTTTTATAGAATTGTGACTGTGTTGCAAAATTTAATTTCCAAATGGAAAGCATCACTAAGCTCAGATACGCCAAGTGAAATTAAACCAGATACAGTTTCCccattgttttgctttaatgCAGAGAGCAGCTCTATTTCCCCACGCCCTGTGTCAAAAGAAACCCACAGAACTTACCTGCTGGCATTCTGCGGGCTTCCAACTGCGGGGCCGCCTTTGTCAATGTGAAGGCAGATTTAGGTTCTTCTGATGTATCGCCACATATTTCATCATCTTTCTGTAAACTCTCtattccttccccttcctcctcctcctcttcctcaggctCAGAGTTCTCTTCCTGGGAATTCTCTTCTTCAGAATCTCCTTCTTGGCTTAAACGTCTCTCTGTTGCAAGCCAAGTAAGTTTTTCCATTGTCTCCttagaaagaaacaacaaaaaaaagtcacaatgttttcttttagtgtttgttttaaCGTCATTCAGCAAGTAGCTCACTCCATTGTAATTCTAACAGCAAATTTCACAGATCAACATCTGACCAACTAGAGGATTCTACTGAAGGGACAGAATTCAACAACAACCAGAACTGCCTATTTTCATATCAAGCacaaaattcagtttcaaaatCTGCCACTTATAAAAGCCTTAAGTTAGACGGGATTCCTTAATGATCACCTTAGTTCTTAAAGGCTTGCTCGAATTGCGATCTGGAAAATCATTTTCACTTAAAGTACTTCTTACTAAACAACAGCCTCAGTTGAGGAAGTCCTTGCAACTCAGCAGAATTTAAATCTGAATATTTGCAAGATATTCCTTTAGCTTGGACTTAAAATCTTCCCAGAAAAATGTGGTGTCCAATTTCTCTGTAAAACAGCACAATACCATGCTGTTATATAGTTAACAGTCCAGCTTTCCAATTGGATTGAAATTGTCATATGCCCTGACTCCACTAGGGTGTTTCAGCACACCAATATTTATCATTAgcaagttttttaaaattttgtttgcttttaccTGAAGTTCTGGCACTGAAAGAATAGATTCTTCTGAGGCTGATGACATTTCTTCATCCTCATCTTGTGTAAAATCATCAAAGTcgtcttcttcctcttcttctggtccttctctctctcctccagctTCAGGGCCAGCTGGTGTCCCAACAGACTGGCCATCTATACTAGACGAATCCTCTGGTCTTCCTAGTGGACTACTAAATTCTGCCTCAACATCTGCTGTATAAGAAAGATTCTTTGGAGACTCACTGCTTACTTGTGGTCCAGCAACAACACCTGCATCCATGTGCTGTTCTCCATGGGGAGACGTCTGCAAAGCCCGTCGttcttcttctcccttctcGTCACACAAAGTATGctcctttttaatttctttcaggtCATTTGAACATGAACATGCAGCCTCCATGTTCAGCTCCTGGCTGAGATGTAGCATGAATTCCTCCTTCACTTTAGCACATAAAAGATCCCTCTTCTGTACTGGATTTACTTCCTTGGTAGCATCATTTGAATCTTCAGGCTCAATTTTCACTGTTTCATCTGGATCTTCTAAATGAGGCAAAAGGTCCACGCACAAGGGCTCTGAAGTGTTCTCATCTCCTTCTACCACCGTCCAGCTACAGCAGTCAGTCTTGTTTACCTTTTGCTGACTGCTGTTATTTGAAGTGGCAGGATTTGTACTACACTCCTTGGGTGAGACAGCAGAGCACGAAACGTACAACTCTGGGGGTTCAACCTTGGGCTCCACTGTGGGAtagatatttttgttgtttccagCAGGGCAGGAAGGAACCAGATTCAACTGTTCTTCATTTTCACCAACAGATGATGCAGATAGACTGACAGGGTTAGGAGAAACTATCAACGAAGGGATTGAAGAAGTCACTAGAGGCTGATTTAATGGACATGGGAAAGTGGATGGATTTACCAGTAAGGTTGTAACTGGAATAGCCTGAGTGCCTCTACCAACTGTTGTATTTATGGGCTGAATCATATTGCAACCATTGCCTATATTAACCACTTTCACTGTGGT
This genomic window from Haliaeetus albicilla chromosome 10, bHalAlb1.1, whole genome shotgun sequence contains:
- the LOC104325534 gene encoding GON-4-like protein isoform X2; this encodes MAASALAALAAPRRHGGAGGPRATNMAAPRPRTRPTWGAAPARRVRAGMSLSLKMLPCKKRRAAVAGPQSPRERGGAAEEDAELPGAGGSSAAGAADGGSSAKLAPAARAGGPYSGPGVWRGPGEGSIKGGKRPPARAAQGSGQEAPGAKEACATAQIPEGLASPEAVAEGKTPKLCTEVEVNSQRDPYLTENQSAMQESPVRSSLQLAVRNPTVMKPLKNTRAEEQDGEDIERRKRRRKATKRKREGKSQEEEGSLSCDIKLDDTLDRTLEDGAKQHNLTVVNVRNILHEVITNEHVVAMMKAAISETEDIPLFEPKMTRSKLKEVVEKGVVIPTWNISPIKKANEVKPPQFVDIPLEEDDSSDEEYQPDDEDEDETAEESLLESDVESTASSPRGAKRSRTRRSSDEEGGMLCEMEKVTTPVVRHISAEVVPMGPPPPPKPKQNKDSTFMEKLHAVDEELASSPVCMDSYQSLEDSLIAFRTRSKRPLKDVPLGQLEAELRAPDITPDMYDPNTADDEEWKRWLGGLMNDDVENEDEADDDDDPEYNFLEDLDEPDTEDFRNDRAVRITKKEVNELMEELFETFQDEMGFSNMEDEGPEDDENVTESRPNFNTPQALRFEEPLANLLNEQHRTVKEQLEQLRMKKSSIKPPQEIEKSKPQNEKPLQSLVLDSMQRKRLQQQMQQHVQLLTQIHLLASSNPALSSEASTTRMFLSELGNFARSSALLRQSFNPKFQTMFQPCNLKGALQLIEDFHAQVQVDWSPRKAVKKSANEFPCLPKQVAWILATRRVFMYPELLPICSLKANPPRDKIIFTKAEDNLLALGLKHFEGTEFPKPLISKYLLPTKTAHQLTVRIKNLNMNRAPDNIIRYYKKTKQLPILFKCCEEIQPNEWKPPVEREEHRLPFWLKASLPSIQGELKQLAEDAREMPGSPDAEGVFLGTGKETSDTEYDEKYPLLMPKGLVLTLKPLANRFSRRAWRRQRSSALKPVLIRPSPCLQPSSNTINIQKTVKLSQSEAPPSKVMVQIPRLIQPATVMQTVPGVQPLNVPAVVGSGDGLEFQNVLSTSHSDSRQAFSAAVPPALVSSNPVTFQPKLMLPALAGAKIRKPCVRKGYQKKKGTKSAPLIKTSPLIQPSPVILTVPATTVKVVNIGNGCNMIQPINTTVGRGTQAIPVTTLLVNPSTFPCPLNQPLVTSSIPSLIVSPNPVSLSASSVGENEEQLNLVPSCPAGNNKNIYPTVEPKVEPPELYVSCSAVSPKECSTNPATSNNSSQQKVNKTDCCSWTVVEGDENTSEPLCVDLLPHLEDPDETVKIEPEDSNDATKEVNPVQKRDLLCAKVKEEFMLHLSQELNMEAACSCSNDLKEIKKEHTLCDEKGEEERRALQTSPHGEQHMDAGVVAGPQVSSESPKNLSYTADVEAEFSSPLGRPEDSSSIDGQSVGTPAGPEAGGEREGPEEEEEDDFDDFTQDEDEEMSSASEESILSVPELQETMEKLTWLATERRLSQEGDSEEENSQEENSEPEEEEEEEGEGIESLQKDDEICGDTSEEPKSAFTLTKAAPQLEARRMPAGENMKAPGKSRSSHRTRNKRGRARASKDTSKLLLLYDEDILERDPLREQKDLAFAQAYLTRVREALQHVPGKYEDFLRVIYEFEISTDKQTAVDLYSTLQKLLHDWPQLLTDFAAFLLPEQALECGLFEEQQAFEKSRKFLRQLEICFAENPAHHQKIIKVLQSCADCLPQEIAELKTQMWQLLKGHDHLQDEFSIFFDHLRPSASRMGDFEEINWTEEKEYEFDGFEEVSLPDVEEEDEPPKIHAASKNKKRKEIGGQNNDKEVEWVDGTKECSCSCHEGSSDLKLKKSKRRTCSHCSSKVCENKFYKNKDSQELTASLVQQESSPQPEGRDSGMSKEPGEESLENRDEREDVQSRTKTVSRKVDSLASGSHLEGKIASSRHASSEKAALPDNQVQEAGVSAVVNTAKDSDSSVTDLRWTHLQKATLKLPQETKDCPCTVGSGSEGLKQQHQGNADASLGLSRDLLLSSSATVKGLTGPSSSSGKSVCQTEGLHSDSSDKLTVFGHASKLGGKEFEGPPLPLEGKPEAKQGWITLGRKPTLGKSCSSQSPDNCILETDDMGCTGNLPESRSKSNANNCFQVQQHSEQLEYRVVTASLEQKEEEQQQQRVTEATVCAKNSKVSSTGEKVVLWTREADRVILTTCQEKGAHLETFHAISQKLGNKTASEVSHRFRELMRLFHTSCDGSSEDEEDATSTSNTDQLSDKDLLLSEEEPDD